The genomic stretch CTGCGGGGGCACCAGCCGGGCCGGCACCGCCAGGTCGCCCAGCGTGGTGCCCGTCGTGCCTGGCTCGTCGGGGTCCGGCACCGCGAGTGCCGAGGTGGCGGACGCCACCGTCCCGGTGCTGGTCATCGACCCTCGTCCTCCCCGGACCGCCGGGTGACGGTCGTCGGGACGAATGATGATCATGAACCGTGGGGCGCGGCGATGCCCTCTCACCCGTCCGGGTCGGCGCCGCCGGGGAGCCCCTGCGGGCGCCCGAGGCCGCGGTCGGGGACGATGGTCGCGTGGTGGCACCCGTGGCGCGTGAGCTGATCGTCCTGGTCGACGACGACGGGACGGAGATCGGCACGCTGCCCAAGTCGCTGGTGCACCACGGCGAGACCCCGCTGCACCGTGCCTTCTCCGCCTACCTCTTCGACGAGGCCGGACGCCTGCTGGTCACCCGCCGCGCCGAGGACAAGGCGACCTTCCCGGGCATGTGGACCAACACCGTCTGCGGGCACCCGGGTCCGGGGGAGGACGACCCGACGGCGATCGCGCGCCGGGCGCGCTACGAGCTGGGCCTCGGGGTCGCCGACCTGCGCCCGGCGGTGCCGTCCTACCGCTACCGGGCGGTGTTCCGCGGCGTGGTGGAGAACGAGATCTGCCCGGTGTGGATCGGTCGCTTCACCGGCACCCCGGCACCCGAACCGACCGAGGTCGGTGAGTGGGAGGTGCTGGACTGGGCGGAGTTCCGGGCCCGCCAGGAGGCGCAGCTCGACGACGCCTGGTCACCCTGGTGCCGCGAGCAGGCCCGGCTCATCGAGGCCGCCGGCCTCGTGCCGACCGGGGCCTGACGGGTCTCCTCGTCAGGCGCGCACGACGAGCCGGACGGTGCAGCCCTGACCGCTGTCGTCGGCCGCGGTGGTGGTGAGGGTGTCGACCGACCGGCGGGCCAGCCACAGCCCCATCCCGCCGACGGCCATGTCGCCGTGCGCGGGGCCGTAGCCCACCAGCGGGTCGTCGAAGGACGTGCCCCGGTCGGTCACCGCGCACAGCAGCCGCTCCGGGGTGCACCACAGCTTCACGTCGACCGGGGGCACGCCGTGCTCGGCGGCGTTCGCGGTCACCTCGTCGATGGCCAGCACGAAGTCCTGCGCGGCCTCCTCGGTCAGGGCGCTGTCGGCCAGCGCCTGGCGCAGCGCCCTGCGCAGGGCCCGCATGTCGTCGAGGTCGATGACCGACAGCGTGGGCTCGGTGGCCTCCAGCGGATCGGGCACCAGCGCCCGCTCCACCTCGCGCAGCAGCTCGTCGGGCGCCCGGTAGTCGGGGTTGCGCAGGACGCCCTCCTCGGTCAGCAGCCACGGGTGGGTCGCCCGGGCCACCGCCTGCGCGTCCACGCCGTCCAGCTCGCCGAGAGCGGGGGTGAGCAGGCACAGGTGGTCGACCGGGCGCTCGGCCAGCACGTGGTTGAGCAGCGCCTCGGTCTGCGCCCACGACCTCCAGTCGTCCGGGTCACCGGGGCCGGTCACCAGGTGCAGCCGGCGCCCGTCGTCCGGGAGCTCGCGGTCGACCAGGGAGCCGATCGCGGCGATGGCGTTCGGCGGGCGGTCGTCCAGCGCCTCCGCGGGGTGCACGTGCACGTCCTCCGGGTGGCCCACGGCGACCAGCAGCTGGGTGGCCACCGGCTCGGTGCAGGCGACCACCACCGGTTCACCGGCGTCGAGGGCGGCCCGCAGCACCGGCCCCACGAGCGCCGCGACGTCCTCGCCAGGGCGCACCACGTGGCCGATGTGCCGGTAGCCACGCACCGCCGGGCTCGGTGACGGATCGACCTGCTGCTGGGCGTGCTCCACGGGGCGGGCCCGCCTCCTCCGTCGGTTGCTGTGACGCGGGGTCTGTGCCCGAGGAACGTGATCGGGAACCATCGGACGCGGCAGGTCACACCGGCCGGCATGCGCGGGCGGCTCCCGGTGTTCCCACCGCCGTGCACAGCGACGTCGTGGTGATCGGGGCCGGTCAGGCCGGGTTGTCGGCCGCGTACGCCCTGCGCCGGGCCGGCGCCGACTTCGCCGTCCTGGACGGCGACGCCGGGCCCGGCGGTGCCTGGCAGCACCGCTGGCCGTCCCTGCGGCTGGACCGCGCGCACCGGATCGCGCCGTTGCCGGGGATGCCGCTGCCGGCGGCCGACCCGGCGACCCCGGCGAGCGAGGTGGTCACCGACTACTTCACCGCCTACGAGCGCCGGTTCGAGCTCCCCGTGCTCCGCCCGGTCGCCGTCCGGGCGGTGCACCGCACCGACGACGGCTTCCTGCTGCGCACCGACGCGGGGGAGTGGACGGCGCGGGGGCTGGTCAGCGCCACCGGGACCTGGACCCGCCCGTTCTGGCCGGCCTACCCGGGTCGCGAGCTGTTCGCCGGCCGGCAGCTGCACACCGCCGACTACCGCAGCGCCGAGGAGTTCCGCGGGCAGTCGGTGGTCGTCGTCGGCGGGGGGACCTCGGCGGTGCAGCAGTTGATCGAGATCAGCGAGGTCGCCGAGACCACCTGGGTCACCCGCCGGGAACCGGTCTGGCGCCGGGACGGTTTCGACGAGGACGCGGGCCGGGCAGCGGTCGCGCTGGTCGAGCAGCGCGTGCGGGCGGGGCTGCCGCCGGGCAGCGTCGTGAGCGTGACCGGGCTGATGGAGACCGGGGCCGTGCTCGCCGCCCGGGCCCGCGGGGTGCTGGACCGGTCGCCGGTGTTCGACCGGCTCACCCCCGACGGCATCGCATGGGACTCCCCGGCCCGGTTCGTCCGGGCCGACGCCGTGCTGTGGGCCACCGGCTTCCGCGCCGCGCTGGACCACCTGGCGTCGCTGCACCTGCGCGCTCCCGGCGGGGGGATCGCGATGGACGGCACCCGGGTGGTCGCGGAGCCGCGGCTGCACCTGGTCGGCTACGGGCCGTCGGCGAGCACGATCGGCGCCAACCGCGCGGGGCAGGCCGCCGTGCGGGAGCTGCTGCGCACGCTGGACGCCGACCCGGCGGTTGACCGCTGGTCGGCGGAGGTAGTCACCAGCGCATGAGCGAGGCCCCGGACCCCGACCTGCCCGACACCGCGATGGCCACCGGCAACGACGAGGGGTCGCCCGGCGAGGCCCCACTGGCCGCAGAGGGGCAGGAGGTCGCAGCGGCGAACGGTGGCGGCAACGACGACGGGCTGGACCCGCAGTTCACCGACCGCTGAGCGGCCTGGCGCTCAGTCCACGGTCGCGACGTTGCGCGACAACCGCTCCAGCTGCCCCTTCATCCGGTCGAACTCCTGCTGGTCCAGCTGGAGCGCGCCGATCATGACGGCGGAGACGTCCTCGGCCGGCCGGCGCAGCGCACTGCCCACGTCGGTGAGCCGGACGATCACCTGGCGCTCGTCCGCGGTGCTGCGCTCGCGGACCACCAGCCCGGCCGCGGACAGTCGCTTGAGCAGCGGGGACATGGTGCCGGTGTCGAGCTGGAGCCGTTCGGCGATGCTGTGCACGGGGAGCCCGTCGGCCTCCCAGAGCACCATCAGCACGAGCAGCTGCGGGTAGGTCAGGCCGAGCTGGTCGAGCATCGGCCGGTAGCGCGCGGTCACCGCCCGCGAGGCGGCGTACAGGGCGAAGCACAGCTGGTCGTCGAGGGCCACGCTGGGCTGGGGTGCGCTCACGCGGTCACATTAAGTGAGTTTTCGGTTGTGAGCCATTGAGTTGTGCGATCATTCCCGTTCCGGTACCCCTTCACCCCGAAGGGTGCGAGTCCACGAGCAGGTGTCCAGCTGAAGAGTGGCGCGCCCGGTCACCGACGGCGCCCGCCGGTCCGCCTCGTCGCCGGTGCCCCGCCGGTCGCCGGAGTCGGTGCGCCCGCTCAGCCCCGCTGCTCGTTGAGCCGGACGGCGATCAGGGCGACGTCGTCCTCGGCGCCGTCCGGCAGCAGCCGGGTGATCAGCGCGTCGGCGATCTCGCCGACCGGCCGGTCGGCGAGGGTGCCCAGCTCGGCGCACAGCCGCGCGACCCCCTCGTCGAAGACCTGGTCCCGGCGCTCGACCAGGCCGTCGGTGTAGAGCAGCACGGTCGAGCCGCGCGCCATCGTGGTGACGTGCTCGCGGCGGGGCGCATCCGGGGAGACGCCCAGCAGCAGCTCCGGGTGCGGCCCGTCGAGCACCTGCACCGAGCCGTCGGGGGCCTGCACGACCGGCGGCAGGTGGCCGGCGTTGGACCAGCGCATCCGGGTCAGCCCCCGCTCGCGCTCCTCCGGCGTCTGCTCCAGCCGGCCCACCAGCACCGAGGCCATCGTCCTCAGCTGCAGCCCCTCGATGGCCCGGTCCAGCCGGGACAGCACCTCGGCCGGGGTCTCGGAGCTGGCAAAGGCGATCCCGCGCAGCAGCCCGCGCAGCTGCCCCATGCTGGCCGCGGCCTCGGTGTCGTGACCGACGACGTCCCCGATCACCAGCATCGTGCTGCCGTCGGGCTGGGTGAACACGTCGTACCAGTCGCCGCCCACCTGGGACTCCCGGGCCGCGGGCTCGTACCGGACGGCGAAGTCGAGGTGGTCGGGGTCCGGCGGTTCCGACAGCAGGCTCCGCTGCAGGGTCAGCGCGGTGCGCGCCACCCGCCGGCTGCGCGCGTACAGCGCCTCGAGCAGGTTGGTGCGCAGGTCCTCGACCTCCGCGCACTGGGTCGGCTGCCAGGGCTCGGACCGGTTGCGGACCACCTCGCGCCAGCGGTCGAAGGACTTCCGCGGGGAGAGCCGGACGGTGTAGCCCTCGCGCTCGGCGATCGCCTTGTTGTGCGGGTCACCACCCCAGTCGACCGAGTGCACCTGCTCCGCACGGGTCCAGATCACGTACTGGCCCTCCGGCAGCGGGATGGCCATCACCCCGCAGGCCAGCTCCGCGGGCACCGCCAGCTGGGGGGCGACGAGCGGCAGCCGGTCGGTGGTGACCACGTCGCCGCCCTGCTCGGTCGCCCAGCGGGCCAGCGCGGTGACCACCTCGGCGGGCAGCGGCACACCGGCCGCCCCGCTCGTGCCCTGCAGGTTGACCACCACCGAGTCGGCCGGGACGACGTCGAGCAGCCCGGGCCGGCCCAGCAGGGTGTCGGCGAGCGGGCGCTCCTCGTCCAGCGCGGCGGCGGTGAGCCAGGCCATCGTCGAGCGGACCTGGAGGGCACGCCGGTGCTCCTCGTCCTCCGCCCGGTCGACGAGGCGCAGCGACAGCGTCGAGCCGAGGAACTCCGCGGCCGCCCGGGTGGCGTAAGGCGGGGCGTGCGTGCCGGTGTAGTGGTGGCAGGCGATGAGCCCCCACAGCCTGTCGCCCTGCAGCAGCGAGATCGACATCGAGGCGCGAACGCCCATGTTGCGCAGGTACTCGCAGTGGATGGGCGAGACGCTGCGCAGCGTGGAGTAGGTCAGGTCCAGCGGCCGGCCCGTGGCGGGCAGGTCGACCGGCTCCAGCGGCGAGGGCGTGTAGTCCACGTCGTCGATCAGCCGGATCCAGTTCTTCTCGTACAGCGCCCGGGCCTGCGCCGGTATGTCCGAGGCCGGGTAGTGCAGGCCGAGGAAGGAGTTCAGCTCCGGCGCCCTCGCCTCGGCCACCACCTCGCCGTTGTACTCGGCGTCGAACCGGTACAGCATCACCCGGTCGAAGCCGGTGAGCGCGCGCACCGCCTGGGTCGTGATGTCGTAGAGCTGTGGCAGCGAGGTGGCCCGGTTCAGCTCGACGATGGTGCCGCGCACCGCCTGGTAGGTGTTCGGGAAGGAGAACGGCCGCGGGCCGGAGGCCGGCTCCAGCTCCACCACGAGCGTCGTCGCCGCGATGGGGGTCAGTCGCCCGCCGACCGACGGATCGTCGGGGTGCGCGGCGGGCCCGCGGTCGTCGGCGCGGTGGGACACCCGGTGCAGGATCGCGTCGACCGGGCACGGGGTGCCGTCGCAGTCGAGGATCAGCTCGACCGGGTTGCGCTCGCGCAGGTCGCCGAATGCGCTGGCGGACCGGGCCACGGCCCCGGCCGCGGGCACCCCCAGCACCTCGGCCAGCGGGCGGCCGAGGGCGTCGTCCCAGGCCATGCCGACGACGTCGACGAGGTTGCGCGACACCTGCCGCACCACCATGTCCGGCTCGCTGACCGCCAGCAGCACGCCGCGGGGCTGGACACTGCCCGGGACGTGGATCGGCTCCCGCTCGCAGTTGGTCAGGTCGACCGGTTCACCGGGCGCCAGCCACGGGCTGGTCGACGTCTCGTCCGTCTGCACCCGGCCGGTCTGCACCTGGTCGGTCATGCGGTGACCTCGCTCCCTCGGACGTGCGCCCGCGGCAGCGCTGATCCAGAGTCTCCCTGCTCCGCGGCGACCGCGCCGCACCAGACGGCGAGTGCGCCGAAGGTCTCCCGCGCGGAGGCCACCACCCGCTCGGCGTCGCCCCCGCCGGCGACCCGCTCCCGGGTCGCCGACCGGAAGGCGTGCCACATCGCGCCGGTCTCCGCGCCGTAGGGCGAGAACGCGCGCAGCGCGCCGGGCGCCGCGACGTGCGGCAGCGTGGCCAGGTGCCGGTCGATGAACACCCCACCGAGCGAGGAGCCCTCCAGCACGTACAGCCGTCCCAGCGCGGTGTCCGTGCCGGCCACCGGCGGCAGGTGCGGCTGGTCGACCGGCGTCGCCGGCGCGTCGAGCTCGGCGAGGTCGGCGGCGAAGAGGTGCGATCGGCGCCGGCGCGACCAGCCGACGCGGGTGGCGTCGGCCGGCTCGGCCGCGGCCCAGGCGTCCAGACCGGCCTCGGCGGCGCACCAGAAGCCGTGCATCCGGGTGAGGGCGGTGACCAGGCGGGCGCGGGTCAGCTCCGGGTCGAGCAGGTCCAGCGCGTCCTCGACGGCCCGGTGCTCGGTCGCGGTCTCGGTCCGCAGCCGGCGCAGCACGTCACCGTCGTCGGCCATCCGGTTCCCGTCGTCCAGCACGCCGGCCCGGGTCGCGGGGAGCGCGTCTCCTGCTCTGCTCAACGCACCCAGGGTAGGTCACCCCTGCGACGGTTCCGTCGCCGTGTGCAACTGGTCGGCGCGCACGCCGAGGTGCAGCAGCAGGCGGTCCGCGCCGTCGGCGAGGTCGAGCCCGGTGAGCTGCTCGATGCGTCCCAGCCGGTAGTACAGCGTCTGCCGGTGCACGCGCAGCCGCGCGGCGGCGCGCTGCGGGCTGCCG from Modestobacter roseus encodes the following:
- a CDS encoding MarR family winged helix-turn-helix transcriptional regulator gives rise to the protein MSAPQPSVALDDQLCFALYAASRAVTARYRPMLDQLGLTYPQLLVLMVLWEADGLPVHSIAERLQLDTGTMSPLLKRLSAAGLVVRERSTADERQVIVRLTDVGSALRRPAEDVSAVMIGALQLDQQEFDRMKGQLERLSRNVATVD
- a CDS encoding ATP-binding protein, translating into MEHAQQQVDPSPSPAVRGYRHIGHVVRPGEDVAALVGPVLRAALDAGEPVVVACTEPVATQLLVAVGHPEDVHVHPAEALDDRPPNAIAAIGSLVDRELPDDGRRLHLVTGPGDPDDWRSWAQTEALLNHVLAERPVDHLCLLTPALGELDGVDAQAVARATHPWLLTEEGVLRNPDYRAPDELLREVERALVPDPLEATEPTLSVIDLDDMRALRRALRQALADSALTEEAAQDFVLAIDEVTANAAEHGVPPVDVKLWCTPERLLCAVTDRGTSFDDPLVGYGPAHGDMAVGGMGLWLARRSVDTLTTTAADDSGQGCTVRLVVRA
- a CDS encoding biliverdin-producing heme oxygenase; this encodes MSRAGDALPATRAGVLDDGNRMADDGDVLRRLRTETATEHRAVEDALDLLDPELTRARLVTALTRMHGFWCAAEAGLDAWAAAEPADATRVGWSRRRRSHLFAADLAELDAPATPVDQPHLPPVAGTDTALGRLYVLEGSSLGGVFIDRHLATLPHVAAPGALRAFSPYGAETGAMWHAFRSATRERVAGGGDAERVVASARETFGALAVWCGAVAAEQGDSGSALPRAHVRGSEVTA
- a CDS encoding SpoIIE family protein phosphatase, producing the protein MTDQVQTGRVQTDETSTSPWLAPGEPVDLTNCEREPIHVPGSVQPRGVLLAVSEPDMVVRQVSRNLVDVVGMAWDDALGRPLAEVLGVPAAGAVARSASAFGDLRERNPVELILDCDGTPCPVDAILHRVSHRADDRGPAAHPDDPSVGGRLTPIAATTLVVELEPASGPRPFSFPNTYQAVRGTIVELNRATSLPQLYDITTQAVRALTGFDRVMLYRFDAEYNGEVVAEARAPELNSFLGLHYPASDIPAQARALYEKNWIRLIDDVDYTPSPLEPVDLPATGRPLDLTYSTLRSVSPIHCEYLRNMGVRASMSISLLQGDRLWGLIACHHYTGTHAPPYATRAAAEFLGSTLSLRLVDRAEDEEHRRALQVRSTMAWLTAAALDEERPLADTLLGRPGLLDVVPADSVVVNLQGTSGAAGVPLPAEVVTALARWATEQGGDVVTTDRLPLVAPQLAVPAELACGVMAIPLPEGQYVIWTRAEQVHSVDWGGDPHNKAIAEREGYTVRLSPRKSFDRWREVVRNRSEPWQPTQCAEVEDLRTNLLEALYARSRRVARTALTLQRSLLSEPPDPDHLDFAVRYEPAARESQVGGDWYDVFTQPDGSTMLVIGDVVGHDTEAAASMGQLRGLLRGIAFASSETPAEVLSRLDRAIEGLQLRTMASVLVGRLEQTPEERERGLTRMRWSNAGHLPPVVQAPDGSVQVLDGPHPELLLGVSPDAPRREHVTTMARGSTVLLYTDGLVERRDQVFDEGVARLCAELGTLADRPVGEIADALITRLLPDGAEDDVALIAVRLNEQRG
- a CDS encoding FAD-dependent oxidoreductase, whose amino-acid sequence is MHSDVVVIGAGQAGLSAAYALRRAGADFAVLDGDAGPGGAWQHRWPSLRLDRAHRIAPLPGMPLPAADPATPASEVVTDYFTAYERRFELPVLRPVAVRAVHRTDDGFLLRTDAGEWTARGLVSATGTWTRPFWPAYPGRELFAGRQLHTADYRSAEEFRGQSVVVVGGGTSAVQQLIEISEVAETTWVTRREPVWRRDGFDEDAGRAAVALVEQRVRAGLPPGSVVSVTGLMETGAVLAARARGVLDRSPVFDRLTPDGIAWDSPARFVRADAVLWATGFRAALDHLASLHLRAPGGGIAMDGTRVVAEPRLHLVGYGPSASTIGANRAGQAAVRELLRTLDADPAVDRWSAEVVTSA
- the idi gene encoding isopentenyl-diphosphate Delta-isomerase; this encodes MVAPVARELIVLVDDDGTEIGTLPKSLVHHGETPLHRAFSAYLFDEAGRLLVTRRAEDKATFPGMWTNTVCGHPGPGEDDPTAIARRARYELGLGVADLRPAVPSYRYRAVFRGVVENEICPVWIGRFTGTPAPEPTEVGEWEVLDWAEFRARQEAQLDDAWSPWCREQARLIEAAGLVPTGA